The window AATAGGCTTTTGTACCATCAGGATATATTCCTTCGATTAAAACTCCACCTTGCTTTCCTTGTAAAGTTTCAATTAGATCTTCAGTATTGGCTACAGCACCTTTATCAACTGCAGTAATAATGAATCCTTCTTCTATTCCTATATCCTTCCATTTTCCTTCTTTTACTTCTACTACTTTTGCTCCACCTTTTATGTCTAATCTTTCCATTTCTTCCGCTGTAAGGTCTTCAAAAGTTGCACCACCTAACATTTTAGCTGTGCTAGCTTTTACTACCTCCGTGCTATTCATTAAGTTTTTCAGCTCTACATTAGCAGTTTGATCATTTCCATCACGCAAATAAGTAACCTTAACTTTTTCACCTGGACTATAACGAGCAATTTGCTCTTGCAATTCCGCTACATTAGTAACCTCCTTATCATTAATTTTAATAATGATATCTTCATCCTCCATACCTGCTTCTTCGGCTGCACTGCCTGGATTAATAGCCGCTACAAATACACCAGAGTTTGTAGGAAAGTCTTTATTTTCCAATCGAGGGTCATTTAAGTCTAAAATACTTACTCCTAGAACAGCTCTTTGTACAACTCCGTATTCTTTTAAATCATTTACAACTTTTTGAACCAAAATAGAAGGAACGGCAAAAGAATAACCTGCAAAACTTCCAGTTGGAGTCGCAATAGCTGTATTTACCCCAATTAATTTCCCAGATAAATTCACTAAAGCTCCACCACTGTTACCTGGATTCACCGCAGCGTCAGTTTGAATAAATGATTCAATTCCATAGCGATTTTGTCTGTTTAAGATATTAATGTTTCTTGCTTTTGCACTCACAATACCGGCAGTAACTGTTGATGTTAAATTAAAAGGATTCCCTACTGCTAGTACCCACTCACCTACTTTAGTATTATCGGAGTTCCCGAATTCAACAAAATTTAAATCCTCCTCATCAATTTTTATTAAAGCGATGTCCGTATTGGGGTCAGTTCCGATTACTTGTGCGGTAT is drawn from Marivirga arenosa and contains these coding sequences:
- a CDS encoding Do family serine endopeptidase, yielding MEKKQFFLGIIFASILSAVISVGGYVYFNPSPSATDNKSFEEIQADNTRFSSFLDETEYNVPEGINFIHAAEEVTKGVVHIKAEVERDMPRSRSPFEELFRDYYGDRGQQPRKGQSSGSGVIISPDGYIVTNNHVVDNATELEVVLHDNRSYTAQVIGTDPNTDIALIKIDEEDLNFVEFGNSDNTKVGEWVLAVGNPFNLTSTVTAGIVSAKARNINILNRQNRYGIESFIQTDAAVNPGNSGGALVNLSGKLIGVNTAIATPTGSFAGYSFAVPSILVQKVVNDLKEYGVVQRAVLGVSILDLNDPRLENKDFPTNSGVFVAAINPGSAAEEAGMEDEDIIIKINDKEVTNVAELQEQIARYSPGEKVKVTYLRDGNDQTANVELKNLMNSTEVVKASTAKMLGGATFEDLTAEEMERLDIKGGAKVVEVKEGKWKDIGIEEGFIITAVDKGAVANTEDLIETLQGKQGGVLIEGIYPDGTKAYYGMGWQ